Part of the Papio anubis isolate 15944 chromosome 6, Panubis1.0, whole genome shotgun sequence genome, GTCTGGCAGTGTTCTTAGCCATTTACAagtatgaactcatttaatccttataagaTCCTGTATGGGGTGAGTAAGCTGTTAATCCCCTTCCTTGCCCATACTCCATGACTCCATCCCACCACAGTTTAATTTCTCCTTATGAATTATTAATCAGAAAACGGCCCCAAATTCTGTCATGTCTAAGTGGGAAAATGGAAGAAGGCACTGCTTCTCCCCCACTCAAGTAGAAGAGAATTAACCTCAGCCCCTGCTTTGCCCATATTCCTTCCCCAGGCCCCCAGGAAGAAGACATGGAAAAACATTATTTCCACTAAAGTTTATTTCTCCGAAACAATCACCAGTGACTTGCTGTCCTCTATGGCACACTGAGGGCCCCAGGAGGGTCTTTAACTCCCTTCCTCAGATTATATCCATCCCAGAAATATAGCCTTGGACGATAATTTGGTTATAGCATAGTCCCAGGAATGAGGTCCCCCAAGTTGCTAAGTTTTACATAGGGGAGACTGGGAAATTCAAATAATTGGATGGAGAAACCATAGGATCCAAGATAATGTCAGAGTGTTGAAGATGTTGGAGAGGCATGGTAGCATCATTGAGTCTGAATCTCCTTCTCACTTGGAGTGGAAGTTGTAGGATTCTGCCTCTAGGAAATGTGCCGTCctacagaataaataaaagggaGATAATGAGGCTTGAACCCAACTTGCCCCCATCATTTGCCACTGTAACTATCCCATGCCTTAATACAGTGATATTGAGAACTCCAGGGCACCAACAACTAGTACAAAGGAAACACCTTCATCCTCCTGTCTGCAGACACCCCACTTAGTAGAAGAGAAGGATGCTCCTTCCTGCTCTTAATCCTAGCAATGGCAGCTTAAATCATGCCCTTGGCTAGATCCTCATGGAAGCTCACCCATATAATAAGCAAGATTAGTTGAACCCAACACTGACCCTCTAACCTGTACCCCAACCAAAGGACAAGTAGGGAAGTAGACCAACAGAGATGTTACCTTCTGGATAATTGGACCCAGGAAGAGGAGTGTAACCTAAGAGAGGAAGATACTTGATTACACCAGTCTTTGTGGATGAAAGTATCTAGCATTATTCATAGCAAAGGGGGTAGGAAGGAAAGAGTCAATCACAAACAGGAAGTAAGCAGAGACTGGGACCAAGAGTGGGGATGGGAGTTCAGGGAGTCACTCACTAGAGGAGCCAGCTCTCCGCCAGCTGATCAAACCAAGAGAGAAGATGATGAGGCCCAGGCCCAGAGTCACTGCAGACACAGAAACCTTCAGGGTCTGCATGGGGGACAGCCCAGGTGCtgcaaaaaatagaaacttaCTTCAACCAATTTCTGTTGCTCACCCCCAGGGCAATTCCATTTATTGCAGCCACCTCTCAGTGGGTTAAAAGGTCCTTTATCCCAGCTCCAAGGGTCTAGCTCGCACCACCCACTCCCAAGAAAATGATCTTTCTCAAATCAAACCCTCGTCCCATGGGCCTCTACTCCTAGAGTAAGCCTGGGGAACCCATCTCCCCAGAATTAGTATCCTGGCTTCCAGGTCCTCTCTAATACAGTGGCGCCTCTCAAGgcatcctctttcctttctttacccAAAAGGCACTCTTATCAGGATAAAGGGCTCCTCACTGTCCTCTCCATTGCCCCCACGATGACAATGTTTGCTTCCTTACTTTCTCCAACTGAGCAGCTTCCTGTTACACTGTCTTACCACGTGTCTTAACCTCCAGTGGATCCATCCTGTGAGTTATCCTACTACTTGTGTACCTTCTACATCTAGATCTCCCATGGAGCTTGTCTCCACCCCACTCCACAGCCCCTGCACTTCCTTGGGCTGGTCCTGTTCTGAATCATGTCCCACTCAGATTCTTTTCCCATGATAAAATGAACACTCTATTACCAAAGGGAGGTTCTTGTACACCCTGTGAGGAGATGTTCCCCAGGAAAGTTCAAGTGAGCATGTGATTTCCACTGTCTTCTCTGTTCTCCATTCCCTTCCCAACTGCCCAGCAGGAAACAGCACTTCCCACAAGGGGAAAACCTGGTTACAGCAGCTGATCTGAGATTCTGTTCTCTGGCTTTTGTAGAcacccttcctcttcctcatttcgttctctttcttttccaagAATACCCAAAGCTGTGTGCAACTTCTCACAATACCTTTAACTACTCCTGACAGTGTTTGAACTGTAATTAATTCTTTATCCATTAGCCCCTGAGCATGCACGCCAAATGGTCTGCCAGCCGTGGCTTGACTACTCCCCTATGCTTGGTAGAGCAGGCCAAATGTAGTACTGCCCCACACCAAGAAATGTCCCCCTTCTTCAACCTTCATCATTCCTTCAGCTCCCATCTGCTTCTGGCACCAGAATAGTTGAAATCTAAGGAGGCTAGAATAGTGTATTACAATTTGGGGTTCTGAAAATACGATTGCcaaatttacattctcatttCAAAGCAAGTACGCTCCCCTCCCGCCCTCAAATATAGATGCAGCAACATCAACCATACCACCAGAGCAACAATAGCACAGTCTAAATAGAAATATGaaattggtgcaaaagtaattgcgttttttgccactaaaagtaatggcaaaaactgcaaatCCTTTTCACCAAcctaaatatttccatttctttatccCATTTCCCAATTCTGGTCCTAAGCCCCCCATAAGTTCCTCCAGACTCAATGCCCATTTTTAGCACCTTGCTGTCTACTATGTACCATGTATCGATCCACATCTCATTTTCTCTGCATTGACCCTAATTCCATCCATCTGCCATACACTTACTCCAGTCCCGAAGGATGGGCTCAGGAGCCCCAATGTGCTCCACCACACAGGTGTAGGTGTCCCCGTAAGAGGGGGTTAAGGCTAAATAGGAGAGGGTCTGGTACGTCCAGTCTCCATTGGGCTGGGCAGTCTTCTGGCCACTGCTGTGAGGGATGACAAGATTCCCGTTCTTCATCCACGTGATGGTCACATCTGCTGGATAGAAGCCCCACACATAGCAGGCCAGCATCACAGGCTCCCTCGTGTTAAAAGGAGTGGTTTGGGCTACTTGCACAGATGGTGGCCCTGCATAGGAGAAAAAACATCTTTAGGAAGGAGGGTGACATTCTGGCCTCTTCTCCAACCTGGTTTCTTTTTCTATCGCAACTCTTCATAGATTTCGCAACCcacttcccaccccagcccccctGCCATGCTGCCCCTTGAAAGGGAATCGTTAGAATATATTCCTgcattcctctttcttctctcgcATTCCTTCAttgcccctttctttctttcctcctccagaGTTATGTTTGATTACAATTAGTAAAAACCAGATCTGAACTGCAAGCTGTTCTGGAAGTCATTGTATTATACTTCAAGTACGTAAGCTGGAAAGTATTTGAAATAAGTAAGCTAAGAGTAATCCAGAGTTGTACATTGGGTTTTTTTAAGGTGGAAAAGGAATTTTTCTCCAAATCTTGTTTAATACATTAATTTGCTAGTTAAAGCCTTTTCTCCTCACATAGTTTAAGGAAACAAGCCTAACTTAAGATTCACTCTTAAATTTGGAATGAATGTAGTCAAATTAATGAGATTGCTAATACTGCCATATTTTACTGATTTACTCTCCTAGGTGACCCTCTTGCTTGCCTCTATCTTGACATTTTTCAAACACAATCTTAAATAAAAATCCAAGAAATTATGAGTGGTACCAAGGGGCTTGCATATTTAACAAGCACCTCCTCCAGGCAATTCTGAGAAAGGTGGTTCAGAAACCACCCTTGAAACACACTATTCTGTACTGTGGAGAGCTTCAAGTTTACTTTTACAAACTTCAAGCCATTGTCAATGCAAGAGTTTAAGTGTGAGAAAAAACATGTGTCAGGATCCCCTAGGATTCGGAATATTCCCATGCCTAGGCCCACCTCAGATCTAGAACACCAAAATCTGGGATAAGAAGGCATGAACATCTTGGGTACCCATCCTGAGATACCCCAGCCTCTGCATAAGCTTCCCTCATGATTCCTCGCGGTTCAAACCTCACCTCCCCTTCTCTACTCCTGTTCCACTCAGGTCAGCCACCTTGTTCCCCTTGAGGTTCAATCCTCCCTCTTTCTACATTTCAGATCcacacattttctcttctttgctgctcaaatctcaaacccctgggccACTGTGGGATCCTCCCTGGCCTGCCCTCCTAACTGCACTTCCTGGTAGCCCCTCTGCATCCCTCTTTGCTCACGTGTCCTGTGGGTCAGTGATCCCCAGAAGGGCTGGGTGTGTGTGGTACAATTCTGAAGCCCATTGCGCAAGCGCTGCATCAGGGTGTCCTGTTGGTTGAGGTAATGTGAGATGCCATTGGCCACGGGATTCAGCACCCCAAATTCACAAGGGACCATCTTGTTCTCCTCTGGATCCCAGCAGGTCAGCAGATCCTTGTTGAAGGAGATACAGTATGTGAAATCCTTTGCAGTCCCATCATCATCCAGTAGACAGGTGCTTTCCACATGGGCCACAAAGCCACCTAGAGGAGCCAGGGAAGGGAGAGCAGGTCAATGTCTTCTATTGGcctgacaataaataaataataaatatacataaataataaatatacataacatatagacatatatttaGGAGCTCTGCACTGAGCTCTtaaaacccttgtaatttcctgagtgatagggaTGGTAGGtgcacttttgtttttgttctaatattttgtCTTTGACCCTGATTCCTGAGATAGAGTGCCTAATCGCTTAGAATTTCCTAGATAACAGGAGTGTCTTTTGTTCTAATGGGGTAACTCTTGGTGGGCTCCTAGAGgaggggctggtcaccagaaagaccaagccatGATTAGAAGCCTGGAACTTTTAGTCCCTTCCCCCATCCTCCCTGAAGGGGAAGGGGCTGGATTGAGTTAATAATCAGTCATGCTTATgtgatgaagcctccataaaaatcccGGAACTGTGGAGTTCAGAGAACTTCTCAGTTGGTAAACACATCCACGTGCCAGGAGGTGAAGTACCCCAATTCTGTTGGGACAGAGCTCCTGTGATTGGGACCCTTCCACACCTGGTATTTCTTCATCTGGTTGTTCATTTGTAtgctttaaaatatcctttgttaaaggatgcaaaattacaatctagtgttctataccactgtgGGATGACTATCATTAACAATAATACATTATATCATTTCAAATCACTAGAAGAAGGAtattgaatgtttccaacacaaagaaatgataaatgagatgatggatatgctaattactctgatcttATCACTGTACATTACATGTACTAAAATACCATTATCCACCCCAGGAATATGTATAATcattatcaattaaaataaaatatcccttATAAAAGTCTACAATAGTAAGTAAACTTTTCCTGAGTTCCATAAGCCACTTTAGCAAATTATCAACCCCAAggagggggtcatgggaacctCTGATTTGTAGCCAAGTTGGACAGAAGATGTAGGTAACTCGGGAAGCTACTACTTGTGATTGGTGTCTGAAATGGAGGCGGCCTTATGGGACTGAGTCTTTAACCTTTGGAGTCTATGTTAACTCCAGTTAATGTCACAATGGAATTGAATTATAGGATATCCAGCTAATGTAGGATAATTGGTTGctatgagttaaaaaaaaaaaaaaaaaaaaacccacacaattGGTCAAAGAAGTGTTGAGTGTGAgcatatagaagaaaaaaagttgatttttcttATATTCAGCTGAGAACCTAAGCCTTGGTGACATCCAGTTAGTCTGGCACAGATTTCCTGCTCAGGGACCGTCTACTGACCAAGCTCATACCCTGAAGTTTCTGAAAGCCTGATTTGAGGGAGTTGATAGAAATAGTAGATAAGTTTTTAGATCCAGTCTCCTCTTTATGCAAGACTAAGCACAGGGATAGGAGTGGCCCCCCGagattatttgcatatttaaacaTGACAATCTGCCCAGAACACAGACCTTCACTATGGCAAATTATTGAGAGAGAATAAGGGTCAAGAGAAAGAGTCAGCCTTGTACTGTGCTGGAGATATTAAATATTCAGTTTGCACATATTTGCAAAGCACTTGCTGCATGCAGGCACTGGGCTAGGAGCTGGGGATGCAGCAATAGATAAGATGAACAATGTCCTTGCCTATATTCCAGCAGGGAATATACACTGCACAGATAATTATACagattaattacattaaaattgctacaaagataaagTACAAAGTGCTATAGGAATACATACCAGGGAGACAAACTATCCAGGGGGTCATATGCAATTACAAAACGGAACACCCTTATCCTGAAACAGGAGCAGGGGAAGGGAGAGTCCCCGGAAGAAGTGTCCTTACCTGCTCTTGTGCAGCCCAGGCTGAGCCCCAGCAGCAGCGGCAGGAATATGATCATGCTCTGCTCTGTAGAGATGCCGGGAGTTCAATCCCCTGGACCAGCTCTTCCAGGGTCCGTGGGTCCTCACCTGTCCCAgaagctccagcctgggtagatGATCTCCAGACACTGAGCAGAATACTATATTGCCCGGGTCCCTTGATCCCCCCAAATGAGTGAAATGGGGATACCCAGCCCCAAGATATTAAACCTGTTCCTTCCAGCTCACGGGAGTCCAGTGTTCCAAACAGGGACAGATTGGCTAGGTAGGCGGGGACAGATGCAGAGACAAATCGCTGAGTGCCTCAGCCTAGCGTCATCAGTTACTAGGTAAACCTCATCCTGCCTTAGGCTTAGACAACAGGTCTCCTGTTCTCTCTTAATTCTTTTTCTGCGGAACAACCAGTAGATTTCCCTAGATTACTGGAGAGAATAATCGCAATATTCCCAGGATGTATGCAGCCTGGGCTGCCCACTGGTTTAACTTTTTCCTCTCAATGCTCTCCCAAAAGACCAGGACCAGATAACCTCTCCTATTCCTTACAGGGAGGTTACCCAAGAAGATAATTACAAAAACCTTTGTCTGTCCTGAGATGAGAGGACCCAGAGCCCTTCTGGggcaggtggcagaggcagggctgctgagaaggaaggaggcaCAGACAGAGTACAGAATTGTCTGGTCTCAAAGCAAGACTGCAGAATAAGGGAAGCAGCGCCACTTTAGAGATCAGGAATAGGGGCCTGGAAAATCCCTCCATGGGCCTCCATTGTTGCTTCTGTTCTAGCCAGTCAAGCTTCATTTCCTCCTTAGTTATAATAGCTGCTTTCTGGAGCCAGTAAACCATATCCTCCTACACTCTGAGCAATCTCACGGGGTAGACTGCAGGTTAACACCACTCAGACTCCTTGAAAAATAGCTGGTGACGGGTCAGTGCCCAGAGCTCACCTGCCTTCCCCCAAACTCTAAACACCCCTGTGTGTTTCCTCTACTGTACCCTGTTTCCTGGGGGCAGGTCCCTGCATTATGAAGCCACTAGGAAAATGAGATAAAGCTTTCCTACTTTTCTTCCCCTGAAAAGAcagattttggtttttattttttgagaataccaagtaagattttatattttatttatttttaattattttaacctttgttttaggttcaagggtacatgcgcaggtttgttatataggtaaattgtgtgtcatggggatttggcATGCAAATTTATTTCATCACCCGGGTAATAAGTATGGTATCTGATAGGCAGTgttttgatcctctccctcttcccaacctccaccctcaagtagggcccagtgtctattattcccttttttgtgtgtccatgtgtactcaatgtttataaaagtgagaacatgtagtatttcattttctgctcctgtgttagtttgcctaggataatggcccccagctccatccacgATGCTGCAAAAGACGTGatcttgtctttttttgtctgtgtagtattccatggtgtatatgtaccacattttctttatacagtctactgttggtgggcatttaggttgattccatgtctttgctgtgaTGGAtactgctgcagtgaacatttatGTGCGTacgtctttatggtagaacaatttatactcctttgggtatatgcctaatAACGGGATTGCTGGGACGAATGGTATCTCTGCTTTAAGTttcttgagaaattgccaaactgctttcctcaatgactgaactaatttatgttcccaccagcagtgtataagccttgtgttttctctgcaacctctccaacatttattttttaataatagccataatgagatggtatctcactgtgattttgatttgcatttttctaatcattagtaatgttgaacattttttcacatgcttgttggtcACGTGTGTGTCTTGAAAAGGCAGATTTtatgtatttgcatatttattttttcacggctttttttaaagagtctcactctgttgcctaggctggagtgcagtggaatgatctcggcttactgcaatctctgcctcctgggttcagatgattctcatgcctcagccacccgagcagctggggttacaggcatgtgccaccacacctggttaatttttgtaatttttttttttttttttttagtagagacggggtttcactatgttggccaggctggtcttgaactcctgacctcaagtgatccacccacctcagcctcctaaagtgctaggattacaggcatacattgtgcctggcctgaaaaagcagattttaaatgGCAATTCATTCTTCTATCCCATTGTGAACTATACAGTTGATGGATTTTCCATTACTAACTTGAAACTCTAAATTGGCTTCCTTCTGCTCCTCAGTAGGTTTCAGGGCTGCCTCTCCACACCTTAGTTTCTGAGGACTCTTGGATTTCATTAAATAGTGAGCTAAACAAAAGAAGATGTGGAGGGGTCCCCTTGACACCACACTTAGCTGCCCTCCCCCAAAGTCCCTGATCTCAGGAAAATCTAATACCTACAGAGAAAAtggttagaaaaaaatacatacaaagatCATTACCAAAAACAAAAGGCTCCTCGTGTAACTAATTGAGATTAACTGAAGCTCTGCCATAGCTCCCAGCCACTGCCCCCACTCACCTTGATTATATACTCCAACTCTGCTAATGAACTGTCAAGTGTGTTGGAGTGGGCAGAATATGGGGTGGGGAGTGCATAATTTGTAGAGCTTCTACTTTAGAACAGATACAATGCTAGGTAGGTCCATTATATACTATCTCATCTCATCTTAAAAGACTtgttggccagatgtggtgactcacacctgtaatcccagcactttgggaggccaaggcaggcacatcgcctgaggtcagaagttcgagaccagactggcaaacatggtgaaactctgtctctattaaaaatacaaaaattagccgggcatggtggcgcgtgcctgtaatcccagctactctggaggctgaggcgggagaatcgcttgaacctgggaggcagaggttgcagtgagctgagatcgtgccactgcactccagcctgagtgacagagtgagactcgtcttaaaaaaagaaaatcacacacacaaaaaacttgtTAATTGTCCTCATTTCCCAGGTTGGAAAACAGGTCCAAAGATTCACACCCAAGGTCTAAAGGTTGTAACTCCTCTTCTTATACAGCTCTTACACAtgcatgtgcgtgcacacacacacacacacacacacacttgagcATGCCCACACACTCACTACGTCCTGGAACTGGGATGGCTCAGATAAAGGGAGTCACTGAGGCCTCTgctgagaaagggagaaagagaagagtcacAATCCATAACCCAGTTCACCCAAGTCTTATCTTTCCCGTCCTCAGAGTTCCTTCTGCTCTGCGAACCACCGTCCCTTCCACTTTCTCTTTTGAcaagttttaaaactgaattttccCCCGCGCCCCCCACTCCATACATTTCCCCCTCACATTCCTCCCCATCCTGTCCAGGTAAGCTGTTATCCTAACCTTATAGGAACCAAGTCCTGGGATCCTTTTCAATGTCTACAAAGCCTAGCCCTGGCAAGGGGGCACTGGCTGTGTGGTCCTGTGCCAGCACTGAACATGGCCATAGCCAGTAACAATGAGGCTGAATGTAGTTCCCTCTTATGTCTAGATCTCTGCTCCAGCAGTCAAAGGAGATGTGAAACCTTCTGTGAGGCCACAACAGGAGATGACAGGAGAAGATTTCACTTCTCTATTAATTCAAACACTGAGGGAGCTTTTTAGAATAAAGAAGGACAGAAAACCCAGACACCTGTGCTCAGCAgtgttttccttcctctcctcctcccagcccttCCATTTTTACAGATATAGCTCTGTCTTCCCACCTCCAGCCAATCCAAAATAACATCTCAATTGCTCTGTCCATTGTTGCTTTTTGTTAATTATTGATATAGCACCAGGACTGAAGAGGCATGGAGCCCCAACAGGGTTCCCACATGTTGCCTTTCTTTTACTGACTCTACACAACCACCCAAAGAGTGAGTCCTCTCCTTTCCCACTGCCTCTGCCCTTAGCCTGGCCACCACATGCCTGCAGTGGACTAGTCCCAGGGTTTGTGTGCAAAGCATTACTGGGAACATTCAGAATGAGAAGATATGGATTCTGCTCCCGTATCACTTTGCTTGTAGGTCAGTTGGGGAGTGAGAACAAACACTTTAAATAGTTTATATTAAAGCAAGTAAGCAATAAGAGAGCAATAAGGCCAGTggtcttaaaaaagaagagagaaatcacCATGGGCATAGTAGACAGGGAGTACTCTCAATCAAGAGGACCTGGAATGAGCCTTGAATACTGGGCTGGATTTGTGCTGGAGAGGAGGAAGGCAGTTGGCATCGTAGGTCTGGTGTATAGCTTCACAAGCTTGACAATGCTGTGAGGTGCCATCAGGGAGGAGGTGTCCTACGAGGAGCTTGGGGTAGCTAAAACAAAGACAAGCTACAATAACATCACTGGCACTGCACATTGGAGGAAGTCACAAATGCAATCTCTTGTGTTTTTCTGAGAGTATGGCCATAATAATAAATCTCTTCTAGGCACTTCCTAAAGTTGCTCCATGTCAGTTCTCAGGTTCCTCTTTGGGGCAGATGGTTTTAACTGAAGTCTCCATTTTATAAACACAAAATTGCTCAACCAGTTAATCATGCCTCATAGCATAAGACCACATTCGTGACTTCAGTGTCTTTTCAAAACTACACACACCTACATCCTGCCAAGATTATATTACTTGCCCAATCTGTCCAatccccaccccactcctgccATCTACGCCTTACCTCACCTCCGcccacacatacaccctcctaccCTGTCAGGATTCACTGCTCTAGATCTGACCTTTGGATTATAGTTTCTGTAGCCAGTTCACCATCCTTCCATCCTACAGCCAAATTACTTGAACTACTAGGGGATAGTCTATCTGATTTGCCACCacaactatttttccttttttatttttattttttaacaccaCAACTATTGAAGAATGCTATCTTCATCTTACccatgagaaaatggaggcagagggaggttAAATGGTTGCTGAGGTTTACCCAGATACTAAGTAATAGAAtcattacttgaactcaggatttCTTACTTTAAATCCTGTATTGCTAATAATCAATTGGAAAATAACTGCAAATTGCcttttataataacaataaaaaccatAGCATATTTATGAATTAACATATCAAatataagaattttaagaaaaaagaaaactttattgaCGTGCACAAAGACCTGAGAGGTGTAGAGatataccatattcatggatAGGCCATGCTAACATAATGACAACCTCTCCCCACATCTCTAACCTAAATGCTACCCCAATTAAAGTAACAGTAGGATTTCAGGAGAATTTAACAAACTGATTATAAAATGTACATGGAAATAT contains:
- the LOC101016766 gene encoding HLA class II histocompatibility antigen, DM beta chain isoform X1 produces the protein MIIFLPLLLGLSLGCTRAGGFVAHVESTCLLDDDGTAKDFTYCISFNKDLLTCWDPEENKMVPCEFGVLNPVANGISHYLNQQDTLMQRLRNGLQNCTTHTQPFWGSLTHRTRPPSVQVAQTTPFNTREPVMLACYVWGFYPADVTITWMKNGNLVIPHSSGQKTAQPNGDWTYQTLSYLALTPSYGDTYTCVVEHIGAPEPILRDWTPGLSPMQTLKVSVSAVTLGLGLIIFSLGLISWRRAGSSSYTPLPGSNYPEGRHIS
- the LOC101016766 gene encoding HLA class II histocompatibility antigen, DM beta chain isoform X3, with translation MIIFLPLLLGLSLGCTRAGGFVAHVESTCLLDDDGTAKDFTYCISFNKDLLTCWDPEENKMVPCEFGVLNPVANGISHYLNQQDTLMQRLRNGLQNCTTHTQPFWGSLTHRTRPPSVQVAQTTPFNTREPVMLACYVWGFYPADVTITWMKNGNLVIPHSSGQKTAQPNGDWTYQTLSYLALTPSYGDTYTCVVEHIGAPEPILRDWRRHIS
- the LOC101016766 gene encoding HLA class II histocompatibility antigen, DM beta chain isoform X2 — encoded protein: MIIFLPLLLGLSLGCTRAGGFVAHVESTCLLDDDGTAKDFTYCISFNKDLLTCWDPEENKMVPCEFGVLNPVANGISHYLNQQDTLMQRLRNGLQNCTTHTQPFWGSLTHRTRPPSVQVAQTTPFNTREPVMLACYVWGFYPADVTITWMKNGNLVIPHSSGQKTAQPNGDWTYQTLSYLALTPSYGDTYTCVVEHIGAPEPILRDWTPGLSPMQTLKVSVSAVTLGLGLIIFSLGLISWRRAGSSRRHIS